CCACCTCGCGCACGGACGTTGCGGTCATGACCCGACGGTAGACCTGCAGCCCGCGGGCCGGGGGTGCCCGAGGACTCTCAGACCACCGGGAGGACGGTGAGCACCTCGTCGCCGTAGTCGTTGATCGCCTTGACGGCGATACGCCCCGTAGAGGGCACCGCGAAGGGCCGCGAACGGGTGCTGTGCAACGACTCCCACGCGGCCTCGTCGACGTCGGCCTTCAGCGCTCGCTTGAGCCGTGCGTACGGGTCGCCCGCGCCGCAGAAGTAGGCGTGCCGGACGAAGAACGACTCACCGTCGTAGTCGGTGTCGACCATCCACAGCGCGATGGAGTCCGGCTCGTCGGACCGCACCTCCCCCGTGGTCGGGTTGTAGACGTCGACGCCGCGGATCTCGACGACGACCTGGTCGGCGTCCCGCTCGACGACGATGTCGGGCTCCCCGAAGACCGTGAAGAGGTTGCCTGCCCCCGTCTTCTTGAGCAGCTCGTCGCCCATCGCGAGGTCGGTGTTCATCCGCACCAGGAGGATGGGCAGCCGGCCGAGGCGCCGCTCGGCCGCGACGGTGGCGAAGTCGCTGCCCTCGCTGGGCCGGAACTCGTCGACCGTCCCCAGCGTGCCGGCGTCGAAGGAGAAGCCGAGGACGAGCAGGAGGTCGTGCCCGGCCCCCTGCAGCGCCTCGCGCGCCGCCTGCTTGACGAGGTCGGGGCTCACGGTGCCGTACTCGGGCCCGAGGGCGACGGCGATGCGCTGCGGCGTCTCGTCCTCGGCGTCCCGGCGCGTGCCCACGGCCTGGACGGCCACGCCGGGGTGCGGCTCGAGGCTGTCGAAGACCAGCCGCTCGTCCCGGCGTCCGTTCTGGACACCGGCGGTCCGCAGGTTGTCGAGGACCGTCCGCTCGTACGTCGGCCGGTCGTCGACGACGTCGGCCCCCGCGTCGGGCGACTCCTCCGACGCCGGCTTCTCGTCCATCTCGGTGTCGAAGGAGACCGACCGGTGCGGGGAGAGCGACTCGACGGTGAAGCGCCCGGCCACCCGGACCCGCTTCAGGTCGGTGTACGGCCGGTCGTAGAGCGTCTCGCTCTCGGCGTGCCGGGCGATGGCCGCGTCGATCTCCGCCCGCGACATGCCCTCGCGGATGTCCGGGTTGTTGGCGATCGACTTCAGCGTGACGTGCGGGACGCGCTCGTAGACGAAGCCCTGACGCAGGTCACCGGTGGACGGCGTCGCGGGCACCCGCTCGCCGGTGAGCTCGGCCTCCTTGGCCCGACCCGCGGGCGAGTCGGCGAGGAGGTAGTACGGGTACTGAGCGCTCATGATCCGCTGCCGGGCAAGTGCCAGCGCGACACGCGAGGTGTCGATAGTGATCCACCTGCGACCCCAGTGCTCGGCTACCACCGCCGTCGTTCCAGAACCACACGTGGGGTCAAGCACTAGATCACCAGGATCGGTGAACATAAGCAAGCAGCGCTGGACCACCTTCTGCCCTGTCTGAACCACGTAAACCTGAGGTTCCGTGAAACTACCAGTCCCCGTGTCAAGCCAGACATTATCCAAAGGGGTGGTTGGGTTGTCTGATGCCAAAAGGACGCTCGCCAGTGACTTTCCGGACACTTTGATTCGCCCCACCCTTGCCAACACGTCCATGGCGCCGCCGGGCGACGGGTCATACTTCCAGTGATTGTTACCAGGCACCGAGAACGACCGACCGGCGAACTCGTAGGGGCTACTGCGCGCCGTTTGGAGATCCTGTGAGAGCAGGGGCCCGAGCCGACCGATTTGCCAGCCCGTAGGGAGAGGGTCGCGACCTGTCATCTCATCAGGAGTCATACGTCGATGGTGAGAGAGATCAGGTGAGAAAATCTGCGTGTAGTTCTTCGCGCCCCTCTCACCCGGTCGCTTCGCAGCCAACAAGCGCCGCATCTTATGAACCGATGGCGACTTGGCGAATATGAGCAAGTAGTCTACAACAGAGGGCATTCCAGTGGCGTTCTGGCTACTTGTCTTATTGAAAACGATGCTACCCAGGTACCCATCGGCACCGAAGACTTCTTCCGCCACCAGACGGACCGTGTGCGCATTGCGCTCACCGATCTGCACCACCAGCGTGCCACTATCCGTAAGCAGTTCCCTCGCGACAGCGAAGCGATCACGCAGGTAGTTCAGGTAGGAGTGGATACCGTGCTCCCACGTGTCGCGGAAGGCCTTGATCTGTTCGACTTGCCTACTCACATCCGAGAGACGGTCCCGCACCTCCCGACTGCCCGCACGAGTCTGCCAATTGGACGAAAATTCGATGCCCTACGGCGGGTCCATGTAGACGCACTGGACTTGTCCGCGCAGGTCTTCGCGCTCGGCGAGGGAGGCCATGACCTCAAGTGCGTCCCCGAGGATCATGCGGTTCGACCAGTTGGCCTCATGCCGGTAGTACTCGACGGCCTCGAAGCCCTCAAGCCCGTCGAAGTCGTCGAAGTCGTCGAAAAGCGAGGCCGCTTCCTCGGCCGCCGGTGCCGTCGAGGCGCGCCGCAGGTCTTCCACGAGGGCCCGGGGGTCGACCTTCTCCTGGATGTAGAGCGGTGGAGCCTGCACCTCGAGGCGGTCGTCCTGCGCGTCCTTGCCGCGCCACACGAGCTGAGGATCCAGCGCGACGTCGCGCTCGACGCCGAGGACGCGCGGTGCCTGCACGGACTCGTCGACGAAGTCGCGACCGTCCGCGGTGGGGATGTTCGACCGCTTGGCGGCGTGGTCGAAAGACTCGATGGGCACGGGCCCGGCCGGCGTGTCAGTGGTTCGGCGCGGCGGCATCGGCCAGCTCCTCGTCGTTGATGTCGTGGTCGAAGAGCCCGCCGGACAGGACCGTCGGCAGGCCGGTGATCGGCTCGTCGGCGCGCAGGCGCTCGACGGCGTGCGCCAGGACGCTCTTCGTGCTGACGGGGTCGTCGACCTCGACGTACCCCCAGCGGCCGAAGCCCTGGTGGTTGTTGACCGCGGCGCACCACTGGTTCCGCGCGGTCGCCGCCTTCTCGGCGCGCTCCGTCTGCGACTTCCGCCCGCCCGACACCTCGAGCAACAGGTGCCGCTCGACGCCGGAGCCGTCGGGCGTGAGTCGGACGACGAAGTCCGGCAGGTATCGACGGGCAGCACCCTTGTGCAGGTACGGGACAGCCAGCTCGAGGTGGTCGTTCTTGACGTAGGCCGCGACGTCCTTCGACGCCTCCAACGCCCCGGCCGCGATCTGCTCCCACGTGTTGCCGTCCGGGCCGTCGAGGACGACGCCGTCCACGTGGCACTTCTCGGGGTCCGTCTCGATGACGCGTTTGGTCGTCGAGAAGTCGACGACGTCGGTGCACCCCGTCCGGCCAAGAGCGCTGAAGACCGGGAGCACGAGCGGCTCGCGACCACCCTTCGGCTGGTTGATCGCCTGGTAGATCTGCTCGGCCGCCTCGGACCGCCGCGTCCCGATGAGGAAGAGCCCCGGGAAGGTCGACTGCTCGTACTCCACCCGCGTCCTGAGCCACTCCTCCGCGATGCGGACGAGCTGGGGGAAGAGCCACGGACGGGTGCCGCCGGGGTCGTTGTCGACGGCGAAGCGGCGCATCAGCGCCTTGGCCAGCTCGAAGGCGACCGTCCGCTCCCGCGCCCGCTGGAAGCGACCGAGGTCGTGGACCTCTTCGCTGCCGATGAGGCCGGCCACCTCGGTGAGGGTGGCGACCTCCTCGGTGCGGACCCGGTGCACGGGAACCTCGCTGAGGTCCGCGGAGACCCGGTGGTCAGGGAGCTCCACGCGGTACCCGTCCAGGCGCGGGAAGGTGATCCGGGCGGCGCTCCGGTTCTCCTGCGCCTTGACGGCCTGCGGCTGTCGCCCGGGCACCGGGTCGGCGGCGGGCCGGTCGCTGGGGATGAAGCTGAAGGGGACGCCGTAGACCTCGGCGTACTCCGGCGCGAAGCGGCCGTCCTCGCCGACCACGTACGAGCGGCGGCGCAGCCCCCGACCGACCACCTGCTCGCAGAGCAGCTGGGAGCCGAAGGCCCGGACCCCGAGGACGTGGGTCACCGTGTTGGCGTCCCAGCCCTCCGAGAGCATCGAGACGCTCACCACGCACCGGACGCCCGCGCCCAGGCGCCCCGGCTTGCCAACCGTGTTGAGGACCTCCCGCAGCAGGTCGGCGTCGTCGAGGTCGTCGGCCGTACGGCCGGTGCGCGCGACGTGCTCCGCGCGGAAGGCGGCGATCTCCTCGCCGGCCGCCGTGCGGAAGTCGGGGGTGAGCGCCTCTCCGGACTCGAGCTGCGCCGAGTCGACGAGGATCGTCCGCGGGCGGGAGAGGTGCCGGCCGTCGACGACGTTGCTGAGCAGCGGCAGCTGGCCGGGGACGTGGACCGGTGGACCGTCCTCTCCCCCGGCCTCGACCGGCTTCGTCCAGCCGGCGATCGTGTCGTACACCCACCGGGACACCAGCGTGTTGGGGCAGACGACGATGATCACCGGCGGCGTCGACCCCGCCCGTAGCGAGTCCTCGCGGCGCTGCGCCTCCCACCGCTCGAACGCCCGCTCGTAGGAGGCGTAGAGGCTCTTCAGCGCGCCGTCCAGCGTGGGCGGCAGCTCGCGCGTCTCGACGAGGCGCACGTCCTTCGCCACCCGCTTCGGCAGCACGTCACCGACGTGGTCCCAGAGGTTGAGGTAGGCGACGGTGTCGCCCTCGGAGTCGTCGGCGACCGGGACGCGGGGGATCTTGACGATCCCCGATTCGATGGCGTCGAGCAGCGAGAAGTCGCTGACCACCCACGGGAAGATGTAGCCCTCCGGGTAGCCCGAGCCGCTGAGGAAGAACGGCGTCGCCGAGAGGTCGTAGACCGCCTTGACGTCGAAGCGCTCCGCCACCGCCCGGATCCCGGAGAACCACACCCCGGCCTCGTCGTTGCGGGCGAGCGCCTCCTTCTTGTCGGCGCCCTTGAGGTCCTCCGCCCGGCTCGCGCCCAGGACCGCAGCGGCCGCCGTCGCGTAGCAGTGGTGCGCCTCGTCGTTGAGGACGACCAGCGGGCCGCCGTCGCCGGGACGCCGCGAAGCCATCCCCCGCAGGACCCGGGCGACCATCATCGGCGGCGTCTCGGTGAACGGGTCCCCGTCGACCCGCGCGGTGACGAGGCGCCGAGTGTCGGCGCTGATGCCGCGGCCCTCCTGCGTCGAGCGCAGCAGGAAGCTGTGGAAGTTGGTGACCGTCAGGGAGGCACGGCGCATGTGCGGCCAGAGGTCCGCGGGCACGAGGTCGCGCTCGGCGTAGTAGCTGCCCTTGTCGGTGGGCACGAGGACCCGCAGGCGGTCCCGGATGGTGATGCCCGGGGCGACCACGAGGAAGCGCGTCGAGAAGCGCGGGTCCTTGGGACGGGCCACCTTGTTGAGGGTCTGCCAGGCGATGAGCATGGCCATGACGACCGTCTTGCCCGAGCCCGTCGCCATCTTCAGCGCGACGCGGGGCAGGCCCCGGTTGAACTCGCCGTTGAGGCGCTGCAGCTCCTGGCGCACCCAGTCGTTGCCGTCACGGGCTGCCGCCTCGGCGATGTAGATCGCCGTCTCCGCGGCCTCCCGCTGGGCGAAAAGGACGCGGTTGCTGCGCTCGGGGTCGGCCCAGTACCGCAGGAGCCGCCCCGTCGTCTCGGTGACGTGCGGGTAGTCGCGGCGACGCCAGAGGTCGACGACCTGCCGGATCCGGTCGACCTGGTCGTTGCGCTCGCGACGCTCGTCGGTGCGGTGCAGCTCGAGCTCGGTCTGCCCCGACACCTTGCGCTTGCGCGGGCGCGGGACGGGCACCCACGACTCGCTGCGCCGCCGGCCCTGGACGACGTCGTCCTGGATGCCACCGCGGTCGTCGAGGCGCCAGTGCCTCGACGGGATGTCGTAGGGGCTCCCCAGGATGGGGTTGTCCGTCGCCGACATCTCACGCCCCCGCGTCTCGACCTCCCGACCGCCAGCAGTGCCGGAAGCCGTCTACAGGCGGCTGACACTAGACGAGCCGGGCGGCACGGCCGTCGGTGTGCCACACGCCTCTCCGCCCGAGCAAACGCCGGCGGAGCGACTGGCGCCCCGATCCGGAGCTGCGCGAACCCAAGGGCTCACGCAGGAGCGGGTGGCGGAGGGCCGACATCGGCCGGCATTGCCAGCAGCCTCTCGAGAGAAATCTCGGCAACCCTCAGGAGCGAGCGCTGGCGGGCCCGACGATCAGGCCGCTCCTCCCTCGCCGAGACGCCGGCGTGCTCGTCGTGAACCTCGTCAACAGCGCGGCGCACCGTCCGGGCGACCAAGCCGGTGCGCTCAGGACGCGGTGCACCGCGTCCGGAGCGCACGGGCTGGAGGGCGGTGCGTCGATGTGACGGCGGTCCGTCGGATCGACGCACCGACCTCGACGTCAGCCCGCGTGGGGCGGCAGCGGGCGGCGCGTGGCCGCCGCGACGAGAACGAGCAGGACGAGGACGACCGCGGCGCCGACGCCGACCCAGAAGGCCGCCGTCGTGCCGACCCGCTCCCCCACGAGGCCGGCGAGGGCCGAGCCGCCGGCGACGCCGAGGACGATGCCGCTCGTCAGGAGCGTGAAGGCGAGGCCCGCGCCGCCCTCGGGCGCGAGGCGGCCGGCGACGTCGGTGATGGTGACGAGCAGCGGGCCGACGGCGAGGCCCGCGAGCACCGTGGCCAGGACGAGCGGCAGCAGCGACGGCGACGCGAGGTGCATGACGGCGGCGCCGACGACGAGGAGCACCGCCGACCCGGCCCACCGGCGCCAC
This sequence is a window from Pseudokineococcus lusitanus. Protein-coding genes within it:
- a CDS encoding BPTD_3080 family restriction endonuclease, encoding MSATDNPILGSPYDIPSRHWRLDDRGGIQDDVVQGRRRSESWVPVPRPRKRKVSGQTELELHRTDERRERNDQVDRIRQVVDLWRRRDYPHVTETTGRLLRYWADPERSNRVLFAQREAAETAIYIAEAAARDGNDWVRQELQRLNGEFNRGLPRVALKMATGSGKTVVMAMLIAWQTLNKVARPKDPRFSTRFLVVAPGITIRDRLRVLVPTDKGSYYAERDLVPADLWPHMRRASLTVTNFHSFLLRSTQEGRGISADTRRLVTARVDGDPFTETPPMMVARVLRGMASRRPGDGGPLVVLNDEAHHCYATAAAAVLGASRAEDLKGADKKEALARNDEAGVWFSGIRAVAERFDVKAVYDLSATPFFLSGSGYPEGYIFPWVVSDFSLLDAIESGIVKIPRVPVADDSEGDTVAYLNLWDHVGDVLPKRVAKDVRLVETRELPPTLDGALKSLYASYERAFERWEAQRREDSLRAGSTPPVIIVVCPNTLVSRWVYDTIAGWTKPVEAGGEDGPPVHVPGQLPLLSNVVDGRHLSRPRTILVDSAQLESGEALTPDFRTAAGEEIAAFRAEHVARTGRTADDLDDADLLREVLNTVGKPGRLGAGVRCVVSVSMLSEGWDANTVTHVLGVRAFGSQLLCEQVVGRGLRRRSYVVGEDGRFAPEYAEVYGVPFSFIPSDRPAADPVPGRQPQAVKAQENRSAARITFPRLDGYRVELPDHRVSADLSEVPVHRVRTEEVATLTEVAGLIGSEEVHDLGRFQRARERTVAFELAKALMRRFAVDNDPGGTRPWLFPQLVRIAEEWLRTRVEYEQSTFPGLFLIGTRRSEAAEQIYQAINQPKGGREPLVLPVFSALGRTGCTDVVDFSTTKRVIETDPEKCHVDGVVLDGPDGNTWEQIAAGALEASKDVAAYVKNDHLELAVPYLHKGAARRYLPDFVVRLTPDGSGVERHLLLEVSGGRKSQTERAEKAATARNQWCAAVNNHQGFGRWGYVEVDDPVSTKSVLAHAVERLRADEPITGLPTVLSGGLFDHDINDEELADAAAPNH